The genomic interval CGAACTGCTTTTCCACCACGCAGCCGATACCCAGCAGCTCGGCGCCGCTGACCTCGATCATGCCCGCCAGCGCCCGCAACGTGCCGCCGGACGCGAGGAAATCGTCGATGACGACCACGCGGTCCCCGGCGCCCAGGAACTCGCTGCTGATGAACAGGTCCACCACGCCGCCCTTGGTGCGGCTGACGGACTGCGCCGTGAAGGCGGGTTCCTTCATGGTCACGGGTTTCTTCTTGCGGGCGTACACCATCGGCACGCCCAGCACCATGGCCGTGGCAATGGCGGGCGCAATGCCGCTGACCTCGATGGTCACGATCTTGCCGGGGTTCAGCGGCGCGAAGTGCGCGGCGAACACCTCGCCCATCTCACGCGTCAGGTGCGGCAACAGCTGATGGTTCACCAGTCCGTCCACCTTGAGAATCCCACCGGGAAGAACTTCACCCTGCTGCCGAATCGCGTCCACGAGTGCCTGCATGCCCCGGAGTGTACCCGCTGAGGTGCGGCAGCGGCGGGCCAACGGACCCACTACCATGCGGGGCATGCCGTCCGCTGAGCGCCCGCATGATCGATAGGCTTCACCTGGGCCGCCGCGTGGCCCTGGCTGCCCTGCTGGCCGGAACTGTCCTGGGTGTCCATGCGCTGCTCGGGCCGCCGCCGCCTGCGTTGTCAGCCGCCGCACAGACCTGCGATCAGGTGCTCGCGTCCCGGTTCCCCCGCGTCGTGGGGTCCGGCCATTACCGCCTCGAACGGTCCAGGGGGCAGTTGTCGCTGTCACGCTTCCCGAACTTCCGGTACGCAGTGTTCAGTCGCGCGAACAACACGGCCCTGGGCTGGACGCGGTGCGGCCACTGGCAGGACCGCACCGGGAGTGGCTACCGGGTCACGTACACCTCGGGCAGCCTGCTTGATCTGGAACGCCGCCTGCCCCCGTGCGACCCGCTGGCGCCCGGGGGGCGCAGCCACCCGGCGGATGCGGGCGACCCGGCCAGCGCGTCAGACTGTGGGGGTGTCTGACCTTCCCGACCTGACGCCGGGTGAGCTGGCGGCCTTCGCGCAGCAGTTCGGCCTGGAACCGCCCCTGACGCGTCTGCCGAGCGTGGGGATCGTGAACCGCGTGTACCGGGCCCGGCGGGCCGGGCGGGACGTGGTGCTGCGCGTGCCGATGCCCGGCGACATCGGGGATGCCCGGACCGAGAGTGTGGCCGTGCCCGCAGCGGTGCGGGCGGGCATTCCGACGCCGGAACTGCTGGTGTTCGACGACTCGCGCGCGGTGCTGGACGCCCCGGTGACGCTGTACGCCTTCGCGCCGGGCCGCAGCCTGGACGGCCTGCCCTGGAGCTACGGTGATCCGCGCCTGTCCCGCGCGTGGCGGGAGGCGGGCCGCGCCCTGGCCGCCCTGCACGCCGGGGTGACCGACGCGCCCGACCCGCACGGATACCTGGAGTCCATCACGCCGCCCGACCCGGCCCGCACCCGCACGCGCGTCCTGACCGCCGAGCGGCTGGGCACTGCCGAGGCCGACTGGGCGACCGGCCTTACCGCCCGCCTGCTGAGCGAGAACCCGCCGCCCGCGCAGCCTGCGTTCCTGCACGACGACCTGCACGCCGGGAACCTGATGGTGACGGAGGACGGCGCGGTGACGGCCCTGATCGACTGGGGGGACGCCGGGTGGGGCGACCCGGCCCTGGACCTCAGTTACTCCGGGCCGCTGGCTGTGCCGGACCTGATCGCCGGGTACCACGAGGCAGGCGGCACCGCAGGCGACGCCCTGACCCTGCGGGTGCTGGCGTACACGCTGGACAACGCCACCCGTTACCTGACGCGGCAGCCGGAAGCGCACGAGAACGGCGACCTGTGGTACACCCGCCCCGCCACCGCCCTGATGGGATTGCTGCGCGTCAGTCCGCGCGTGCCGCAGTGGCAGGAGGCGCTGGGGCAGTGAGCCACGAGCTTACAGCCCGGCCCTCAGAGCCCCCGTTCCCTTACAACTCGTTGATTTCGGGTCTGAAGCCGACCTGCCGGATGTACTCCAGGTACTCGGGGCCGGTCAGGGCTTCGCGGCGGCCGCTCAGGGCGACGAACATGGCTTCCAGGACGTTGGTGGCGAAGTTGCGGCTGCCCATGCGGGGGGTGGTGGTGATCAGGCGGGCCACGCCGCGCGCTTTCATCCAGTCGCGGTCGGCCTGGGTGATGGTCTGCGTGAGGATGGTCTTGCCGGTCAGGTCCTGCGGGGCGTAGCGTTTGGCGTAGTGGGTGTCTCCGGCGATCACGTCGGCCCAGGCGTAGTAGCGCGTACCTTTGCCCTGCACGCTGGTGTCCTGTTTGGCGCCGGTCGGGTAGAACCAGTCCTGCGGGAGGCGGGTCAGGGCGGGCAGGATCAGCCGCGCGACGCGCCGCAGGGACGTGATGCTGCGCAGGGGCCGGTCCACGTTCAGACCGAACACGATGTCCCCGAACACGATGTCGGCGCCGTGTTCGGCGAGGGCCTCGGCCATCCCGAAGCGGTCCACGGCGGAGACCATCAGGACTTTCTGCGTGCGCCAGTTCAGGATGGGGTCCAGTTGCGCGATGGCGTCGCGTTCCAGGGTGTTTTTCAGGCCGCTGCCGTCGAGGACCGGGGTGATGCGCGCCCCGGCGACGAGTTTGCGGACGTTCGTGAAGGTGTAGCGTTTCCCGCCGGCCAGCAGGTACAGGTCCGCGCCGCCCAGACCGAAGGCGTCCACGCGGCCGTCGAGCGCCTGAAACAGGGCGGCCATCTTCTTCGCGTCGCCGTCCGTGCCGATCCGTTCGATGATGAACGGCTGGCCGAGCACGGTGACGGTCTCGCGGGCGTTGCGGGCGCTGCTGCCCAGGCTGACGCTGACGACGTGCTTGTGCCCGGCGGGCGCGGGCTGCCAGCCCTGGAGGGGATCGGTCATGCGGGGCATTCTACGCGCGTTCACGCCCGGCGCAGCAGTCCCTCCGGCCGGTCAGGTGCGGGGTAACTGTACGCGCACGCCGGTGCGGGCCGAGGCGTACAGGGCGTCCAGCACGCGTGCCTGCGCGACCGCGTCGGCGGGGGGGTACAGCGCCGGTTCCTGGCCGCGCGCGAGCCGCTGGAAGTGAGTGACCATGCGCGCGTACCCGTTGGACGGCGGGAATGCCTCGTGGGTTTCCTGGCCGCCCACGTTCAGGTGCAGGGTCACGGGTTCGTGCGTGTGGCTGTGGTACACGCGGGGCACGTCCAGCGTGCCGAGGGTGCCGACGACCGTCAGGCGGCTGACGCTGGGTTCCGTCCAGTCGAACGCGCAGTCCAGGCTGGCGAGCGCCCCGCCGAACTCCAGGGTGCCGCTGAGGGCCACGTCGATGCCGCCCACGCCCTCGTCCGGTCCGGCGTCGGTCCAGCGGGCGGTGGCGGTCACGGCCTGCGGTTCGCCCAGCAGCAGGCGCATCAGGTTCACGGGGTAGGTGCCCACGTCGAACAGCGCCCCGCCGCCCTGCGCGGCGTTCCAGCGGAAGTCGTCGGGGTTGGTCATGTGGAATCCGAACGCGCCGTGCACGGACCGCACGTCGCCCAGCGTGCCGCTCCGCACGAGTTCCACGATCCGCAGGATGTGCGGCTGGAAACGGTACGCGAAGGCCTCCAGCAGCGTGCCGCCCGTCCCGGCGGCGGCGTCTGCGAGTTGCTGCGCCTCGGCGGCGTTCAGGGTCAGGGGTTTCTCGGTCAGGACGTGCTTCCCGGCTCGCAGCGCGGCCAGCGTCCAGGGCAGGTGCGCGTCGTTCGGCAGGGGGTTGTACACGGCGTGCACGTCGGCGGCGATCAGGTCTTCGTACGTTCCGGCGACCTGCACGCCCCATTCCTGAGCGAAGGCCTGCGCCCGCGCCGACTGAGGGTCGCGCACGCCGACGAACGCCACCTCGCCGCCCGCCTCGCGGATCGCGGGAATCAGGGCGCGGGCAATGCGGGCGGCGCCCAGCAGCCCCCAGCGGAACGCAGGTTCAGTCATACCCGCAGCCTAGCAGGCTGAATGGCGGATGGCGGATGGCGGATGGTCAACGGCATCTGCGCGGCGAACCGGCCCACGTCCCACCTGCCGCGCCCCCCGGTCAGCGTTTGCTGAGCAGGTACGCCTTGGGGTGATGGCCGCCGCTGGCCACCTGGAAGAGTTCGTGGGCGTTCCATTTCTGCTGGTCGGCCATGACGCGTTCGAACAGGCGGATCTCATGCGTGATGACGCACAGGCGGCCGCGCTGGCTGGTCAGGCGGTGCATTTCTTTCAGGAAGGCGGGGTACAGGGCCTCGTTGCCGCCGTGCGTGCCGATGGCGTCGCCCCACGGCAGGTCGGCCATGACCAGATCGAAGGAGCGGGCGGGCAGGCCGGTGTGCAGGGCGTCGATGGCGGCCACCTCGATGTCGCGTCCGGCGGCGCGGATGTTCGTCTGGGCGCACGTGACGGCGTCGGGGTTGATGTCCACGCCGACCAGCGCGTCGTAGGGGCCCATCAGGGCACGCTCGATCAGGAGGGTGCCGCTGCCGCTCATGGGATTGAAGATGCGGTCGTTGTCGCGCTGCCCGGCGAGTTTGTGCGCGGCGTAGGCGATGGTGGCGTTCAGGCCGCCGGACATGTTGCACTCGCGCCACGCGCGGGCACTCAGGGGGCGGCGGGTGATGCGGGCCAGCACGTCCCAGCCTTCACCCTGCTGCTGCGGCAGGATGCGGATCAGGAGTTCGCCGGTTTCGGGTTCGTGCGGGAGTTGCAGGGCCGTCTGGAGTTCCTCGGCGATGCGCTGCATGACGCTGCTTTCCCGGCCGGCCGCGCCGATACGGAAGGAGGTGTGCCCGCCGACCGCGATGACTTCTTTCAGGAAGGCGGTCAGTTCCCCGAGTTGCTGGTGGCCCAGCAGCCCGCGCGGGCGGGGCACGTCCCAGCCCTGCACGCGGTACACGGCAGTGACGCTTTTCATGCGGGTCAGGCGTTCCGGGTCGCCGGGGTACCAGAAGCGCGGGCCGCGAATGTCACGGGCGAGCGGAACGGTGTCCAGTTCGGTGGCGGCGACGTGTTCCAGTCCGGCCAGCGCCTCCAGTTCGTATTCGCGCGCCGGGGCGCGGGTGCGGTGATCGACCTTGGGTCGGCTGGATTTCCGCCCGGTGGGCGCGGCGCGGTCTGATCGGGCGGGTCTGGGCATAGCAGGACAGTATATGCCGGGGCGTGCGGGGGAACGCCGGGGCGTAGAATCCGGGCCACGTTATGACCCGTCCACCCCCGAGCCGTCCCCCTGCAGGTCCATCCGACGCGGCGCGCGCTGTGCGCCGCAAGACGCTCTATTCACGCCTGAGTCCGCCGCAGCTGATCGCGCTGTCGTTCCTGCTGGCCATTCTGGTGGGCGGCGTCCTGCTGGCCCTGCCGGTCACCCACGGCCTGAACGAGGACGGCACGCGCCGCTCCGTGAATTTTCTGCAGGCGCTGTTCACATCGACCAGCGCGCTGTGCGTGACGGGCCTGAACGTCATCGATCCCGCCAAGGACTTCAACCGGCTGGGGCAGGTGATCATCATGCTGCTGATCCAGCTGGGCGGGCTGGGCATCATCACGTTCGGCACGTCGTTCGCGCTGCTGTCGCGCCGCCGCGTGAACTTCACCGAGCGGATGCGGGTGGCGCAGCAGGTGGGCGCGCTGAACGCGGGTGGCGTGCTGTCGTTGATTCGCAGCATCTTCCTGTACACCTTCCTGATCGAACTGGTCGGCGCGGCGCTGCTGGCGTTCCGGTTCGTGCCGCTGGAAGGCTGGGGGCGGGGGCTCTTCTACGCGCTGTTCCACTCGATCAGTGCGTTTAACAACGCGGGCTTCGCGCTGTACAGCAACAACCTGATGAACTTCGTGGCCGACCCGCTGGTGAGTATCGTGGTGGCGCTGCTGATCATCCTGGGCGGCACGGGCTTCCTGGTGCAGCTGAACGTGGTCGCGCACCTGATGAACCCGCGCCGCAACCGGCTGGCGGTGCACAGCAAACTGGTGCTGACCATGATGACGGTCCTGCTGGTGGTCGGCACCCTGACGTACCTGATCTTCGAGTGGAACAACCCGGCCACGCTGGGCCCGCTGGGCTTCGGCGCGAAACTGCTGGCCAGCTTCTTTCAGAGCGTCACGACCCGCACCGCCGGCTTCAACACGCTGGATTACGGCGCGATGGGCCTCACGACGCTGTTCATCAGTATCATCCTGATGTTCATCGGCGCGAACCCTGGCGGGACCGGGGGCGGCATCAAGACCAGCACCTTCTACGTCATGATGGCCAGCGCCTGGAGCATGGTGCGCGGCCGGCGCGACGCGACGCTGTTCCACCGCCGCATCGACACCGACACGATCCTGCGGGCCATGACGGTGGGACTGCTGAGTATCGGGCTGGTGAACATGATGTTCGTCCTGCTGCTGGCCCTCAATACCCGCGCAGACGTACGCTTCGTGAACCTGTTCTTCGAGGCGGTCAGCGCCTTCGGCACGGTGGGCCTGAGCATGAACACCACGCCGCTGCTGAACCCCGACCAGCACATCGTGCTGATCATCCTGATGTTCCTGGGGCGCATCGGGCCGCTGACGTTCGCCGTGGCGTTCAGCCGTTCGGGCTCCGGGGACCTGGTCCGCTACCCGGCCGAGAAGGACATCCTGATCGGCTGAGCCCGGCCCGCCGGACGCCCCTCCCCTTTCCCGCCTCTCGCCCACGCCCGGCAGCGGCCCCGCTGCCCGTCAGATAAGGACTTCCCATGAAAAGCAAACAATGCCTGGTGATCGGACTCGGCCGCTTCGGAACGGCGGTCGCCACGACCCTCTACGAGATGGGCCACGAGGTCATCGCCGTCGATCAGCACGAGGAGAACGTCGAGCGGGTCATGAACCTCGTCACGCACGCCGCCATCCTGGACGCCAGCGACGAACGCGCCCTGCGGACCCTGGGCGTCGCGGACTTCGACGTGGTCGTGGTCGCCATCGGCACGGACGTGCAGGCGAACATTCTGGCTACCATGAACGCCAAGAGCCTCGGCGCGCCGTACGTGGTGTGCAAGGCCATCGACGAGATGGCCCGCCGCGTACTGGAACGCATCGGCGCGGACCTCGTCATCCGCCCCGAACATGACATGGGCGTGCGCCTGGCGCGGCAGATCGCCACGCCGAACATCGTGGACACCCTGGACCTGGGCAGCGATTACGCCGTCGTGGAAATCGAGGCGAACGACCGCCTGAAAGGCACGCTGCGCGACCTGAACCTCACGGGCCGTTTCGGGGTGCAGGTGATCGCCATGAGCCGCGCCGGGAAGATCGAGGTCACGCCCGGCGCCGAGGATGAACTGCGCCCCCACGACAAACTCGTGGTGATCGGCACCACCCACGCCCTGGACGAACTGCGCCGCTACCTGGGCGAGTGACGCCCGAGGGTAGGCTGTGCGCCGGACCCGCCCGCCCTTACTGCCCGCCCAGGGCGACGACCATCGCCGCCAGCAGCGGCAGGGTCGCGGCCAGACCCCACACCGCCCCGGCCCGCGCCGCGCCGGGACGCAGCAGGAACAGCAGCAGCAGCGCGGCGGTCGCCAGGGTCAGCAGCAGATACAGGGCGTTCATGCGGGCCAGTGTACGCCGCCGGCCCGCCCGGCCGGTTTCAGCGCCCTGCCTGGGCCTGGGCCTGGGCCTCGTCGAGCGCGGCCTTCGCGTTTGCCTTTCCGGTCGTGGCTTTCTGAATGGCGGTTTCCAGCAGGGCCGTCCATTCGGCGTAGGCGGGCGTGGTGGGGCGCGGCACGGCGCGGTTCATCTGGGCGTGCGCGGCGCGCAGTTGCGGGTTCCGGCCGTACCAGCCTTCGAGCAGCGGCAGCGCGGCGCGGCGGGTGGGGGCGTACGCGGTGACCTGCACCCAGTCGGCCAGGCGTTCGGGGGTGTTCAGGTACTGCCAGAACGCGGCCGCTCCGGCCTGCTCGGCGGCGGGCGTCCCGGCGGGCACGGCCAGGGTCGCGCCGCCCAGCGGAACCGTGCACGCCCCGGCCTTCTCGCACGGGAACGGCGCGACGCCCAGACTGAAGAACGGGAGTTTACGGGCGTCCGTCCAGTTGGCGACGCTGGCCAGCACGAACACGTTCTGCCCGCGCGCGAAGTCGATGGCGGCGCGGGTCGCCTCGCCCAGCGTGCGCGGCTGCGCCTGACCGGCGGCGCTCATGCGGGCCAGTTGCGTGAGGGCTTCCACGGCGTCCGGGCTGTTCAGGCGGGGCTGCGCGCCACTGACCAGACTGCCGCCGCGTGACAGGACGTTCGCCTCGAAGGTCCAGGCGTCGGCGGCGACGACCAGTGGGCGGCGCCCGCCGGAGGTCAGGGCGCGGCTGGCGCTTTCCAGGGCCGTCCAGGTGGCCGGGGGGGTCACGCCTGCGTTCTGGAGGATGCGGGCGTTGAACATCAGGACCGGCACGCTGACGTTCCAGGGCAGGCCGTACGTGCGGCCCGCCAGTTCACCGGCGCGCCACACGGCCGGGTAGTAATCGTTCTTCAGGGTGCCGGGCAGGTCGGCGACCACGCGGGACAGGTCGGTCAGTTTGCCCGCCTGGGCCAGCGCCGGGAACTGCGTGAATTCCAGTTGCACCAGCGCCGGGGCCTTCCCGGTCTTCTGCGCGGCCTGCAACCTGGGCAGCAGGTCGCGGTAGTTGCCCTGCGCGACCGGCACGAGTTCGTAGCGGTCCTGCGAGCGGTTGAAGTCGCGGGCGTAGGCGGCGACCGTGTCTTTCACGCCGGTCATGGCGTGCCAGAACTCCACGCGGACCGGCGCGGCCTGCGCGGCCGGAAGCAGCAGGGTCAGGGTCAGCAGGCAGGTCAGGGAGCGCATGCGCGGAGTGTACCCGCTGCACCTGACGGCCATCTGCCTGCCGGGCTGACGGTCCGGACTGACGGTCTGGATTGACGGTCGGGGCAGGGTGTCCGGGGTGGGGGCGGCGTTCAGGGCAGCACGGGGTACAGGTCCACGCGGCTGCCGGGGCGCACGTCCTGCCGCGCGGCGATGCCGACGATGGCGACGTTCCCGCTGCGCTCGCCGAGGCGGCCGAGCAGCGTCACGAACTCGGTCACGTCCAGGCCCTGCACGTACTCGCTGGGCACGCCGCGCGTGGTGATGTCCAGCATGGTGTCGCGCACGAGGTCGCTCACCTGTTCCTGCATGGCGCCGGGCGTGGCGCGCAGGTTCACGCTGGCGCGGCGGATCACCTGATTGCCCCGGAACAGCACGGCGTTCGGGCGGGCGTCGCAGGTCAGGTCGACCGGGAATCCGGCGGCGCTGTTCTGCGCGGCGCGGCACTGCACGAAGGTGCTGACGTTCAGGCCGCGCAGTTTGGTTTCCAGGGCGGTGCGGGCCTGGGTGTTCAGGCGGACGCTGGGCGTGCCTTTCGCGCCGCGCGTCTGGGCGGCGCGGGCCGCCTCGGTCAGGAAGGCGTCGAGGTTGCGGACGCTGGGCACCACGGCGGCGTACACGAGGTCGTTCTTGGGGTACGCGAGGTCGGTGTTGCGGCTGGCGCTGAGTTCCGCGCGGCTGCTGGAGTACTCGTCCTGCAGTCTGCCCAGCGTTTCGCGGGCGGCGGCCAGGTCCCGGCCCAGCGCCTCGTTGCTGGCGCGCAGCTGGGTCTGCTGGGCCTTGAGTTGCGCCTGCTGGGCCTGCAGGGTGGTCAGTTCGGCGCGCACGCGGTCGCGGTCGCGGGCGGCGGCGTCGCGGTCGCTGGTCAGCTGGGTGCGTTCGGCCAGCAGGCGGTCGCGGGTCTGCTGCGCGGCCTGCTGCTGCGCGCGGGCGCGGGCCAGGGCGTCCTGCGCCTCGGTCAGGGCGCTGTCGGCGGCGGCGCGGGAGGCGTTCAGTCGGCTCAGCTGGGCGCTGAGGGCCGCGACCTGCGCGCTGGCCTGCGCGGTCTGGGTCCGGGCGGCCTGCTGCGCGGCCTGAGCGGCCTGCTGCTGCGCGGCGGCGCGCGCCTGGGCCTGCTCGGCGGCCTGCTGGGCGGCGGCGGCGCGTTCCTGGGCGCTGCGGGTCTCCTGTTCGCTCAGGGCGATGCGCGCCCCGAGGTCCACGACCTGCGCGTCGAGCGCCTGGGCGCGCTGCTGGCTGCGGGTCAGGGCCTGCTCGCTCTGCGCGAGTTTCTGGCGGCTTTCCTCCGCGCGGCGTTCCAGTGAGGTGCGGGTGGTGGTCAGGGCACTCACGCGGCGTTGCAGGTCGGCGGCCTGGGTGGTCAGGGTGCGTTCGGCGGTGCGGGCGGCGTTCAGGTCGGCGCGGGTGCTGGTCAGGTCGCGCTGCGCGGCCTGCTGCTGCCCGCGCAGGGTCTGCGCTTCCTGCTGGGCGCGGTCACGGTCGGCCTGCGCGGCTTTCAGGTCGCCCTGCACGGTTCCGATCTCGGTGCGCAGGGCCTCCAGTTGCGGGCGCAGCTGGTCAGCCATGGCGATGGTGCTCACGGCGTTGCGGTTGAGCAGCAGGAACGCGGCGAGACTGGCGGCGCTGATGCCCATGCCGGACAGCACCGCCACGAGCAGCGCGGTCGTCTTGGGCCGCAGCCCGAACAGGCGGATGTGCTTGCGTCCGGCCTTGCGGGCGATGGTGTCGGCGGCGTACGCGACCACGCCCGAGAGGACGATCACGAACGGCAGGAACAGCCACAGCATCTCAGGGACTCCGGTGGGGGGCCGCGTTCACGGCGGGGGGCGCGGGGGGGATCACAGTTCGAAGTCGTCGCCCAGGTAGTACTGGCGGGCGTCCTCGTCCTGCGCGAACTGGGCGGGCGTGCCCTCGAACTTCACCTGCCCGTCGAACATCAGGTACACCCGGTCGGTCAGGGCGATGGTCTCGCGGACGTTGTGGTCGGTGATGAACACGCCCAGGCCCCGGCGGTCGCGCAGTTCGTGGATCAGGCGCTGAATCTCGCGGATGCTCTTGGGGTCCACGCCGGTGAAGGGTTCGTCCAGCAGCAGGTAGTCGGGGTCGGTGGTCAGGGCGCGGGCCAGTTCCAGGCGGCGGCGTTCCCCGCCGGACAGCTGGTAGGCGTAACTGCCCGAGAGGTGCGTCAGGCCGAACTCGGCGAGCAGCGAGTCCGCGCGGGCTTCCTGCTCGGCGCGGCTCAGGTTCTGGTATTCCAGGATGGCCAGCAGGTTGTCGCGGGCCGTGAGTTTCCGGAAGGCGCTGGGTTCCTGCGGCAGGTACCCCAGGCCCAGGCGGGCGCGTTCGTGCATGGGCAGGCGCGTCACGTCCCGGTCACCCAGCGCGATGCGGCCCGCGCCGGGCCGGATGAAGCCCACCAGCATGTAGAAGGTGGTGGTCTTGCCCGCACCGTTCGGGCCGAACAGCGCCACGATCTCGCCGGGCCGGACGGTCAGGTTCACGTCGCGGACCACGGCGCGGCGGCCGTAGTTCTTGCCCAGGTGCTCGGCGTGCAGGACCGGGCGCTGCGGCGCGTCCTGCACGGGCGTGACAGCCGTCTGAGAGGGAGTCTGGGAGGCGGGAGCAGTCACGTTCGCAGCGTACCACGCGCCCCCCATGAGTCCCGTGATGAAGTTCCGGTTCAGCCCCAGAACCGGCCCCCGCCGGAGTGTGGGCGGGCGCGGAGGGTCGCGCGGACAGACGGACTCGAGAAAGTCAGACAGCTGGGGCGGCCTAAACCGCCGCTTTCACAGGAGAGCCAATGATCATTTGGCAAGACAAGGCAGTGCCAATTGCAGGCAGCTATGATCGTTGCGTGATATCCGCCCTATCCACTCCGCTCTATCTGGTTTTATCCCTTCAGCCATCCCTTCCCCTGCTGCCGAAAAATCTATCTGATCCACAGCGTAAGGTGGCCCTCACGCTACTTCCAATGGCCAGTACTGCACTTGATGGTCAGCGATACAGTGGCCAACCCTGGACCAGCATATGCCAACCTAAATCAGAGAAACTTGGATTCGTGAAGAACGGCCCCTCTAGCTTTTCAGAGGCTAAAAAGGGATTTGCGAAAGCCGGCTTTACATTGATCAAAGAAACCAAATACGATATTCTGATGGCTGCGGAGTGGCGAGACAAGAATGAAGGTCGTTGGATCTTGGCTTGGCTTCCCGGCCATCAAGAGCCCGCAGTCATATCAGTCTGCAAGAGAAAATAATTCATCGGACCTCCTGCAAAATTCCCCGATTCTCAGCCATACATAAGCATCTCGCAGTACGGACAGCAACAACAGAGAAGTGAACCGGCACGAAAAACACCCCTCGCGGGTAGCTTATTCTCCGTCCTGATCGGCAGAATTCACTCAATTCACTCAACGCTAAAGAGCCTGGATTTGGGGTAAATGCTCTAGACTGGGCGGCATGTTGCTGACGATTGTCGTACTGGATTCCGTGGGTGCCGGCGAACTGCCGGACGCCGCGAGCTTCGGGGATACCGGGGCGCACACCCTGAACCACACCCTGCAGGCCGCGCCCGTGCATCTTCCGAACCTCGCGGCGCTGGGCCTGGCCCACGTGCCGACCGTTCACACGGACCCGGCGACTGTCCCGGCCGTGCCCGCGCAGGGAGCGTTCGGGCGGATGCGGGAGGTCAGTCCCGGCAAGGACACCAGCACCGGCCATTGGGAGTTCATGGGCGTGCAACTGGAACACGCATTCCAGGTGTTCCCGGACGGCTTCCCGCCCGCCGTGATGGACCGTTTCGACGCGGCGACCGGCACCGGGCACCTGTGCAACCGCCCGTACAGCGGCACCGACGTGCTGCTGGACTTCGGTGAGGAGCACGTGCGAACCGGCAAGCCCATCGTGTACACCAGCGCGGACAGCGTGTTCCAGATTGCCGCGCACGAGGACGTGGTGCCGCTGGAGACGCTGTACGCGTGGTGCGCCGCCGCGCGCGAGATCCTGCAGGGCGAGTACGCCGTGGCCCGCGTGATCGCCCGCCCGTTC from Deinococcus seoulensis carries:
- a CDS encoding ABC transporter substrate-binding protein; protein product: MRSLTCLLTLTLLLPAAQAAPVRVEFWHAMTGVKDTVAAYARDFNRSQDRYELVPVAQGNYRDLLPRLQAAQKTGKAPALVQLEFTQFPALAQAGKLTDLSRVVADLPGTLKNDYYPAVWRAGELAGRTYGLPWNVSVPVLMFNARILQNAGVTPPATWTALESASRALTSGGRRPLVVAADAWTFEANVLSRGGSLVSGAQPRLNSPDAVEALTQLARMSAAGQAQPRTLGEATRAAIDFARGQNVFVLASVANWTDARKLPFFSLGVAPFPCEKAGACTVPLGGATLAVPAGTPAAEQAGAAAFWQYLNTPERLADWVQVTAYAPTRRAALPLLEGWYGRNPQLRAAHAQMNRAVPRPTTPAYAEWTALLETAIQKATTGKANAKAALDEAQAQAQAGR
- the xpt gene encoding xanthine phosphoribosyltransferase encodes the protein MQALVDAIRQQGEVLPGGILKVDGLVNHQLLPHLTREMGEVFAAHFAPLNPGKIVTIEVSGIAPAIATAMVLGVPMVYARKKKPVTMKEPAFTAQSVSRTKGGVVDLFISSEFLGAGDRVVVIDDFLASGGTLRALAGMIEVSGAELLGIGCVVEKQFEAGRAKLADLNVPIHTLANIVRMSEADGIEVEAGR
- a CDS encoding TrkH family potassium uptake protein — its product is MTRPPPSRPPAGPSDAARAVRRKTLYSRLSPPQLIALSFLLAILVGGVLLALPVTHGLNEDGTRRSVNFLQALFTSTSALCVTGLNVIDPAKDFNRLGQVIIMLLIQLGGLGIITFGTSFALLSRRRVNFTERMRVAQQVGALNAGGVLSLIRSIFLYTFLIELVGAALLAFRFVPLEGWGRGLFYALFHSISAFNNAGFALYSNNLMNFVADPLVSIVVALLIILGGTGFLVQLNVVAHLMNPRRNRLAVHSKLVLTMMTVLLVVGTLTYLIFEWNNPATLGPLGFGAKLLASFFQSVTTRTAGFNTLDYGAMGLTTLFISIILMFIGANPGGTGGGIKTSTFYVMMASAWSMVRGRRDATLFHRRIDTDTILRAMTVGLLSIGLVNMMFVLLLALNTRADVRFVNLFFEAVSAFGTVGLSMNTTPLLNPDQHIVLIILMFLGRIGPLTFAVAFSRSGSGDLVRYPAEKDILIG
- a CDS encoding methyltransferase domain-containing protein; translation: MPRPARSDRAAPTGRKSSRPKVDHRTRAPAREYELEALAGLEHVAATELDTVPLARDIRGPRFWYPGDPERLTRMKSVTAVYRVQGWDVPRPRGLLGHQQLGELTAFLKEVIAVGGHTSFRIGAAGRESSVMQRIAEELQTALQLPHEPETGELLIRILPQQQGEGWDVLARITRRPLSARAWRECNMSGGLNATIAYAAHKLAGQRDNDRIFNPMSGSGTLLIERALMGPYDALVGVDINPDAVTCAQTNIRAAGRDIEVAAIDALHTGLPARSFDLVMADLPWGDAIGTHGGNEALYPAFLKEMHRLTSQRGRLCVITHEIRLFERVMADQQKWNAHELFQVASGGHHPKAYLLSKR
- a CDS encoding phosphotransferase family protein encodes the protein MSDLPDLTPGELAAFAQQFGLEPPLTRLPSVGIVNRVYRARRAGRDVVLRVPMPGDIGDARTESVAVPAAVRAGIPTPELLVFDDSRAVLDAPVTLYAFAPGRSLDGLPWSYGDPRLSRAWREAGRALAALHAGVTDAPDPHGYLESITPPDPARTRTRVLTAERLGTAEADWATGLTARLLSENPPPAQPAFLHDDLHAGNLMVTEDGAVTALIDWGDAGWGDPALDLSYSGPLAVPDLIAGYHEAGGTAGDALTLRVLAYTLDNATRYLTRQPEAHENGDLWYTRPATALMGLLRVSPRVPQWQEALGQ
- a CDS encoding quinate 5-dehydrogenase, with translation MTDPLQGWQPAPAGHKHVVSVSLGSSARNARETVTVLGQPFIIERIGTDGDAKKMAALFQALDGRVDAFGLGGADLYLLAGGKRYTFTNVRKLVAGARITPVLDGSGLKNTLERDAIAQLDPILNWRTQKVLMVSAVDRFGMAEALAEHGADIVFGDIVFGLNVDRPLRSITSLRRVARLILPALTRLPQDWFYPTGAKQDTSVQGKGTRYYAWADVIAGDTHYAKRYAPQDLTGKTILTQTITQADRDWMKARGVARLITTTPRMGSRNFATNVLEAMFVALSGRREALTGPEYLEYIRQVGFRPEINEL
- a CDS encoding Gfo/Idh/MocA family protein, which translates into the protein MTEPAFRWGLLGAARIARALIPAIREAGGEVAFVGVRDPQSARAQAFAQEWGVQVAGTYEDLIAADVHAVYNPLPNDAHLPWTLAALRAGKHVLTEKPLTLNAAEAQQLADAAAGTGGTLLEAFAYRFQPHILRIVELVRSGTLGDVRSVHGAFGFHMTNPDDFRWNAAQGGGALFDVGTYPVNLMRLLLGEPQAVTATARWTDAGPDEGVGGIDVALSGTLEFGGALASLDCAFDWTEPSVSRLTVVGTLGTLDVPRVYHSHTHEPVTLHLNVGGQETHEAFPPSNGYARMVTHFQRLARGQEPALYPPADAVAQARVLDALYASARTGVRVQLPRT
- a CDS encoding potassium channel family protein, which translates into the protein MKSKQCLVIGLGRFGTAVATTLYEMGHEVIAVDQHEENVERVMNLVTHAAILDASDERALRTLGVADFDVVVVAIGTDVQANILATMNAKSLGAPYVVCKAIDEMARRVLERIGADLVIRPEHDMGVRLARQIATPNIVDTLDLGSDYAVVEIEANDRLKGTLRDLNLTGRFGVQVIAMSRAGKIEVTPGAEDELRPHDKLVVIGTTHALDELRRYLGE